One Parafrankia discariae DNA segment encodes these proteins:
- a CDS encoding winged helix-turn-helix domain-containing protein — protein sequence MAAHAGFVASTPVSGAVDVDRLAWQVLVDGRPIDLTYLEFEVLDYLVRNPGRVHSREELLREVWRQDPGALGASAPRTVDVMITRLRRKLGRHHRDHIETVRRVGYRYRPAGDEPLRSHSSSTL from the coding sequence GTGGCAGCCCATGCCGGCTTCGTCGCGAGTACACCCGTCAGCGGCGCCGTGGACGTCGACCGCCTGGCCTGGCAGGTCCTGGTCGACGGACGGCCGATCGACCTCACCTACCTGGAGTTCGAGGTGCTCGACTACCTCGTGCGCAACCCGGGCCGGGTACACAGCCGGGAGGAGCTGCTGCGTGAGGTGTGGCGGCAGGACCCCGGCGCCCTCGGCGCGTCCGCCCCGCGAACCGTCGACGTCATGATCACCCGGCTGCGACGCAAGCTGGGCCGCCATCACCGGGACCACATCGAGACGGTCCGGCGGGTCGGGTACCGCTACCGGCCGGCGGGCGACGAGCCGCTGAGGTCCCACT
- a CDS encoding cupin domain-containing protein, translated as MSDLHVPSIDDLVPSPEEIDAFHRRLHHIAPWALDPETAQTSGMRRLAAVSARTVGSSKLWMGQTHVAPATASANHHHGRSETAIYVVSGHPEFVFPADELAADDADGASGGSDPGGGNGGSDPGAPPREIRVRTSPGDYIFVPPWVPHREENPDPEHEALVVIARSTQDAIVVNLPDLRWTGSIRTTSEDIAGCS; from the coding sequence GTGAGTGACCTGCACGTTCCTTCCATCGACGATCTCGTACCGTCCCCCGAGGAGATCGACGCCTTCCATCGGCGGCTGCATCACATCGCGCCCTGGGCGCTCGATCCCGAGACGGCGCAGACGTCCGGGATGCGGCGGCTGGCGGCGGTGAGCGCGCGCACCGTGGGCTCGTCGAAGCTCTGGATGGGCCAGACGCACGTGGCGCCGGCGACCGCGTCGGCCAACCATCACCACGGCCGGTCCGAGACCGCGATCTACGTGGTCAGCGGGCATCCGGAGTTCGTCTTCCCGGCGGACGAGCTCGCGGCGGACGACGCCGACGGCGCGAGCGGCGGGAGCGACCCGGGCGGCGGGAACGGCGGGAGCGACCCGGGCGCACCACCGCGGGAGATCCGGGTCCGGACGTCCCCGGGGGACTACATCTTCGTTCCGCCGTGGGTGCCGCACCGCGAGGAGAACCCGGATCCCGAGCACGAGGCCCTGGTGGTGATCGCCCGCAGCACCCAGGACGCGATCGTCGTCAACCTGCCGGACCTGCGCTGGACCGGCTCCATCCGAACGACCAGCGAGGACATCGCGGGTTGCTCGTAA